A genome region from Brachymonas denitrificans includes the following:
- a CDS encoding alpha-ketoglutarate-dependent dioxygenase AlkB encodes MQRFSLVSSPSSSCGLVQGSLFAAEPLTLIPGAEEGMRYWPPRLSAEQQQAWFRQLLEAVPWQQERRQMYERMLDVPRLHASLPVAEACVIPAVLGALQLAQELVPAPFTHVGFNLYRNGQDSVAMHNDRLHNLAPGQPIVLVSLGHARDMLLRAKDGSHRPLRVCLEPGSVLAMSHASQITHEHGIPKTRDSVGPRISCAFRVRRQG; translated from the coding sequence ATGCAGCGCTTCTCCCTTGTTTCCTCGCCATCCTCCTCGTGCGGGCTTGTCCAGGGCAGCCTGTTCGCTGCCGAGCCGCTGACGCTGATTCCCGGTGCGGAAGAGGGCATGCGCTACTGGCCGCCGCGCCTTTCGGCGGAGCAGCAGCAGGCCTGGTTCCGGCAATTGCTCGAAGCGGTGCCCTGGCAGCAAGAACGGCGCCAGATGTACGAGCGCATGCTGGACGTGCCTCGCCTGCACGCCAGCCTGCCTGTGGCCGAAGCCTGTGTCATTCCCGCCGTACTGGGCGCGCTGCAACTGGCGCAGGAGCTGGTTCCGGCGCCATTTACCCACGTCGGTTTCAACCTCTACCGCAATGGACAGGATAGCGTGGCCATGCACAACGATCGCCTGCACAACCTGGCCCCCGGCCAGCCCATCGTGCTGGTTTCGCTCGGGCATGCGCGTGACATGCTGCTGCGCGCCAAGGACGGCAGCCATCGTCCGCTAAGAGTCTGCCTCGAGCCGGGCAGCGTGCTGGCCATGAGCCATGCGTCGCAGATCACGCACGAGCACGGCATTCCCAAGACGCGCGACAGCGTGGGTCCCCGCA
- the priA gene encoding replication restart helicase PriA, which produces MDSAHPAETAPALPGGSLHVLPVLVALPAHSPLSATPLHYTHSEPLPAGTLVRVPLGARAVLGVVWDDVPLPQQEGLQLRPLLEAFAALPPLDTGWRRLVGFTAHYYQRSMGEVALSALPPQLRDLDGTQLARRLRKLAAGKAAEAGAASSALPLTEQQHAALETLLKPFPSGKAPRPCLLFGSTGSGKTEVYLQAVARTLEQDPAAQVLVMVPEINLTPQLEQRFADRFPAERIAAMHSGLTPAQRLQGWLAAHTGQARIVLGTRMAVLASLPGLRLIVVDEEHDPSYKQQEGARYSARDLAIYRAHHAQARILLGSATPSLESWHQSRPPGDGDAGGRYLRLAMPARIGAAPLPRVRLIDMNHQPRRCVFSPQLLEAMAGRAARGEQSMVLLNRRGYAPVLHCADCGWKSECPHCSAYRVFHKIDRTLRCHHCGFTERVPRACPSCGNLDVQTLGQGTEQLEEALAAELRSLARPDGSPLVIARIDADTTRHAGSLEQQLARVHSGDVDVLVGTQMIAKGHDFRRITLVAALNPDTALFSSDFRAPERLFSLLLQAGGRAGRDAAIGSTSELWVQTRFPAHALFGALQRHDYPAFAAQQLEERAAAGMPPFSYQALVRAESREQQAAQDFLNAAGAAAADLPEAAEVFCYPAIPMTPQRVANRERAQMLLESGNRTALQRFLPQLAHQLHAGRTRAILRWAIDVDPLGI; this is translated from the coding sequence ATGGATTCTGCCCACCCTGCCGAGACGGCGCCTGCCCTGCCAGGCGGCAGCCTGCATGTGCTTCCGGTACTCGTCGCCTTGCCCGCGCACAGCCCGCTGTCGGCCACTCCCCTGCATTACACGCATAGCGAGCCGCTGCCTGCGGGAACGCTGGTGCGGGTGCCGCTGGGCGCGCGCGCCGTGCTGGGCGTGGTGTGGGACGATGTGCCGCTGCCGCAGCAGGAAGGGCTGCAACTGCGGCCGCTGCTGGAGGCGTTCGCCGCCCTGCCCCCGCTGGATACCGGCTGGCGCCGGCTGGTCGGCTTCACGGCGCACTATTACCAGCGCAGCATGGGCGAAGTGGCCCTGTCGGCGCTGCCGCCGCAACTGCGCGATCTGGATGGCACGCAACTGGCGCGCCGGCTCCGGAAGCTGGCTGCCGGCAAGGCCGCAGAAGCCGGCGCGGCAAGCAGCGCGCTGCCGCTGACGGAACAGCAACACGCCGCCCTGGAAACCCTGCTCAAGCCTTTCCCATCCGGCAAGGCCCCCCGCCCCTGCCTGCTGTTCGGCAGCACCGGCAGCGGCAAGACGGAGGTCTACCTGCAGGCCGTTGCCCGCACACTGGAGCAGGATCCTGCCGCCCAGGTGCTGGTGATGGTGCCCGAGATCAATCTCACGCCGCAACTCGAGCAGCGCTTTGCCGACCGCTTTCCGGCCGAGCGCATCGCTGCCATGCACAGCGGCCTGACGCCGGCGCAACGCCTGCAGGGCTGGCTGGCGGCGCATACCGGTCAGGCGCGCATCGTGCTGGGCACACGCATGGCGGTACTGGCCTCGCTGCCGGGCCTGCGCCTGATCGTGGTGGACGAGGAACACGATCCCAGCTACAAGCAGCAGGAAGGCGCGCGCTATTCGGCGCGGGATCTGGCGATCTACCGCGCCCACCATGCGCAGGCGCGCATCCTGCTGGGATCGGCCACGCCCTCGCTGGAGAGCTGGCACCAGAGCCGCCCGCCCGGCGATGGCGATGCCGGGGGGCGCTACCTGCGCCTGGCCATGCCGGCGCGCATCGGTGCTGCGCCGCTGCCGCGCGTGCGCCTGATCGACATGAACCACCAGCCGCGCCGCTGTGTGTTCAGCCCGCAATTGCTGGAGGCCATGGCCGGGCGCGCCGCCCGCGGCGAGCAAAGCATGGTGCTGCTGAACCGCCGCGGCTACGCCCCGGTGCTGCACTGCGCCGATTGCGGCTGGAAGAGCGAGTGCCCGCACTGCAGCGCCTACCGCGTGTTCCACAAGATCGACCGCACGCTGCGCTGCCACCACTGCGGTTTTACCGAGCGCGTGCCGCGCGCCTGCCCTTCCTGCGGCAATCTGGATGTGCAGACGCTGGGCCAGGGCACGGAACAGCTGGAGGAAGCCCTGGCGGCCGAGCTCCGTTCCCTGGCCCGGCCGGATGGCAGCCCGCTCGTGATCGCGCGCATCGACGCCGACACCACGCGCCATGCGGGCAGCCTGGAGCAGCAGCTGGCGCGCGTGCACAGCGGCGATGTGGACGTGCTGGTGGGCACGCAGATGATTGCCAAGGGGCATGATTTCCGCCGCATCACGCTGGTGGCGGCACTCAACCCGGACACCGCCCTGTTCAGCAGCGACTTCCGGGCGCCGGAGCGGCTGTTCAGCCTGCTGCTGCAGGCCGGGGGGCGCGCCGGGCGCGATGCCGCCATCGGCAGCACCAGCGAGCTGTGGGTGCAGACGCGCTTTCCCGCCCATGCACTGTTTGGCGCGCTGCAACGGCACGACTACCCGGCCTTTGCCGCACAGCAGCTGGAAGAGCGCGCTGCCGCCGGCATGCCGCCCTTCAGCTACCAGGCGCTGGTACGCGCCGAAAGCCGCGAACAGCAGGCGGCGCAGGACTTTCTCAATGCGGCCGGTGCCGCCGCGGCGGATCTGCCCGAAGCGGCCGAAGTGTTCTGCTACCCCGCCATCCCGATGACGCCCCAGCGCGTGGCCAATCGGGAGCGTGCGCAGATGCTGCTGGAAAGCGGCAATCGCACGGCCCTGCAGCGCTTCCTGCCGCAGCTGGCACACCAACTGCATGCCGGGCGTACGCGCGCCATCCTGCGCTGGGCGATTGACGTGGATCCGCTGGGCATATGA
- the pip gene encoding prolyl aminopeptidase: MTIHQHHTTLQDIRSPKRELYPPIEPFRTGMLDTGDGHQVYWELVGNPAGTPAVFLHGGPGAGCNPNHRRLFDPEKYCVLLFDQRGCGRSTPHASLENNTTWHLVSDIERLRSMLGAEKWLVFGGSWGSTLALAYAEEFPGHVSALVLRGIFTLRQHEIDWFYQAGASYLFPDLWEEYLAPIPQEERDDMVGAYHRRLTGDDEATRLQAAQAWATWEGRTISLLPTAAAEAFANPHFALAFARIENHFFTHGGFLDEGQLIAHVDRLKDIPAVIVQGRYDVCTPATTAWDLYQAWSRVNPQVELHWVGDAGHAVTEPGIQEQLLAATDRFA, encoded by the coding sequence ATGACGATCCACCAGCACCACACCACCCTGCAAGACATCCGGTCCCCCAAGCGCGAGCTTTACCCGCCGATCGAGCCCTTCCGGACCGGCATGCTGGATACCGGCGACGGGCACCAAGTGTACTGGGAACTGGTGGGCAATCCTGCCGGCACACCGGCGGTATTCCTGCACGGCGGGCCGGGCGCCGGCTGCAACCCGAACCACCGCCGCCTGTTCGATCCGGAAAAGTACTGCGTGCTGCTGTTCGACCAGCGCGGCTGCGGCCGCTCCACGCCGCATGCCAGCCTGGAGAACAACACCACCTGGCACCTGGTGAGCGACATCGAGCGCCTGCGCAGCATGCTGGGCGCGGAGAAGTGGCTGGTATTCGGCGGCTCCTGGGGCAGCACGCTGGCACTGGCCTATGCGGAAGAGTTTCCCGGGCATGTGAGCGCGCTGGTGCTGCGCGGCATCTTCACGCTGCGCCAGCATGAAATCGACTGGTTCTACCAGGCCGGCGCCTCCTACCTGTTTCCCGATTTGTGGGAGGAGTATCTGGCGCCCATTCCGCAAGAGGAGCGCGACGACATGGTAGGCGCCTACCACCGCCGCCTCACCGGCGATGACGAGGCCACGCGCCTGCAGGCGGCGCAGGCCTGGGCCACCTGGGAAGGCCGCACCATTTCGCTGCTGCCCACCGCGGCGGCCGAGGCCTTCGCCAATCCGCATTTCGCGCTGGCATTCGCGCGCATCGAGAACCACTTCTTCACCCATGGCGGCTTTCTGGATGAAGGCCAGCTGATCGCGCATGTGGATCGTCTGAAGGACATTCCCGCCGTCATCGTGCAGGGCCGCTATGACGTCTGCACCCCGGCCACCACGGCCTGGGATCTGTACCAGGCCTGGTCGCGCGTGAATCCGCAGGTGGAACTGCACTGGGTGGGTGATGCCGGCCATGCCGTGACGGAGCCCGGCATCCAGGAGCAGTTGCTGGCCGCTACCGACCGCTTTGCCTGA